Proteins encoded by one window of Mus musculus strain C57BL/6J chromosome 10, GRCm38.p6 C57BL/6J:
- the Adamtsl5 gene encoding ADAMTS-like protein 5 precursor: MAIHPDPALHCLLVTLCSLKPRLFPLLPFLLWTLLSCDLRGAAQGPGEWTPWGSWSRCSSSCGRGVSVRRRQCVRLPGEELCWGDSHEYRVCQLPDCPPGTTPFRDLQCSLYNGHPVLDTQKTYQWVPFHGAPNVCDLNCLAEGHAFYHSFGRVLDGTPCTPGTQGLCVAGRCLSAGCDGILGSGTLEDRCGLCGGANDSCLFVQRVFRDAGAFAGFWNVTLIPEGARHIRVAQRSHNHLALVTRGGHYVLNGDGVLSPPGTYEAAGTRVVYTRSAGPEETLQATGPTSQELLLQVLLREPNPGVHFEFWLPRERYGPFQAQVQALGWPLRQPQPREVEPQPAETPVVPEAIPARVASLPPDPCGPCPDSRGRAHRLLHYCGSDFVFQARVLGRHRQAQETRYEVRVLLIYKSRTPLRTREYVWAPGHCPCPPLAPHREYLLAARRLVSPDGTQDRLLLPHAGYARLWSPAEDSRVRLAARRCPV, encoded by the exons ATGGCAATTCACCCTGACCCTGCTCTTCACTGCCTCTTGGTAACCCTGTGCTCCCTCAAACCCCGCCTCTTCCCGCTTCTTCCGTTCTTGCTGTGGACTCTCCTGAGCTGTGATTTGAGGGGTGCTGCCCAG GGTCCGGGAGAGTGGACGCCCTGGGGGTCTTGGAGCAGGTGTTCCAGCTCTTGTGGTCGGGGCGTCTCAGTGCGCAGACGCCAATGTGTCCG ACTTCCCGGAGAGGAACTTTGTTGGGGCGACAGCCATGAATACCGGGTGTGCCAGCTGCCG GACTGCCCTCCAGGGACCACACCATTCCGAGACCTGCAGTGTTCTCTCTACAATGGCCACCCTGTCCTGGACACCCAGAAAACCTACCAGTGGGTGCCCTTCCACGGGG CGCCCAATGTGTGTGACCTCAACTGCCTAGCTGAAGGCCACGCCTTCTACCACAGCTTTGGCCGCGTGCTGGATGGCACCCCCTGCACCCCGGGTACCCAGGGTCTCTGCGTGGCAGGCCGCTGTCTG aGCGCAGGCTGTGACGGGATACTGGGCTCCGGCACCCTCGAGGACCGCTGCGGCCTCTGTGGTGGCGCTAACGACTCTTGCCTGTTCGTGCAGCGCGTGTTCCGCGACGCCG GTGCCTTCGCCGGCTTCTGGAATGTGACTTTGATCCCCGAGGGCGCCAGGCACATCCGCGTAGCACAGCGCAGCCACAACCACCTGG CGCTGGTTACCCGCGGCGGGCACTACGTGCTCAACGGTGATGGGGTGCTCAGCCCGCCTGGCACCTACGAGGCTGCGGGCACCCGAGTGGTTTACACCCGGAGTGCGGGCCCAGAGGAGACTCTGCAGGCGACCGGCCCCACCTCCCAGGAGCTGCTGTTACAG GTGCTGCTGCGGGAGCCCAACCCAGGCGTACACTTCGAGTTCTGGCTGCCCCGGGAGCGCTATGGCCCCTTTCAGGCTCAGGTGCAGGCCCTGGGCTGGCCCTTGCGACAGCCTCAGCCTCGGGAGGTGGAGCCACAGCCTGCAGAGACTCCTGTAGTCCCCGAGGCCATCCCTGCCCGTGTTGCATCCCTGCCACCAG ACCCCTGCGGGCCATGCCCCGACAGCCGTGGTCGCGCACACCGGCTTCTTCACTACTGTGGCAGCGACTTTG TGTTCCAGGCCCGTGTGCTGGGCCGCCACCGCCAGGCCCAGGAGACCCGCTACGAAGTGCGGGTCTTGCTCATCTACAAAAGCCGCACGCCTCTGCGTACTCGAGAATATGTATGGGCACCAGGCCACTGTCCGTGCCCACCACTGGCCCCACACCGAGAATACCTGTTGGCTGCCAGGCGACTCGTAAGCCCTGATGGCACGCAGGATCGGCTACTGCTGCCTCACGCTGGCTATGCTCGACTCTGGAGTCCCGCGGAGGACAGCAGAGTTCGGCTGGCTGCCCGGCGCTGTCCAGTCTAA
- the Adamtsl5 gene encoding ADAMTS-like protein 5 isoform X3, protein MGKPRPGEMEWLVPGHPGRPRLFPLLPFLLWTLLSCDLRGAAQGPGEWTPWGSWSRCSSSCGRGVSVRRRQCVRLPGEELCWGDSHEYRVCQLPDCPPGTTPFRDLQCSLYNGHPVLDTQKTYQWVPFHGAPNVCDLNCLAEGHAFYHSFGRVLDGTPCTPGTQGLCVAGRCLSAGCDGILGSGTLEDRCGLCGGANDSCLFVQRVFRDAGAFAGFWNVTLIPEGARHIRVAQRSHNHLALVTRGGHYVLNGDGVLSPPGTYEAAGTRVVYTRSAGPEETLQATGPTSQELLLQVLLREPNPGVHFEFWLPRERYGPFQAQVQALGWPLRQPQPREVEPQPAETPVVPEAIPARVASLPPDPCGPCPDSRGRAHRLLHYCGSDFVFQARVLGRHRQAQETRYEVRVLLIYKSRTPLRTREYVWAPGHCPCPPLAPHREYLLAARRLVSPDGTQDRLLLPHAGYARLWSPAEDSRVRLAARRCPV, encoded by the exons atggggaaaccGAGGCCTGGAGAAATGGAATGGTTGGTTCCTGGCCACCCAGGAAG ACCCCGCCTCTTCCCGCTTCTTCCGTTCTTGCTGTGGACTCTCCTGAGCTGTGATTTGAGGGGTGCTGCCCAG GGTCCGGGAGAGTGGACGCCCTGGGGGTCTTGGAGCAGGTGTTCCAGCTCTTGTGGTCGGGGCGTCTCAGTGCGCAGACGCCAATGTGTCCG ACTTCCCGGAGAGGAACTTTGTTGGGGCGACAGCCATGAATACCGGGTGTGCCAGCTGCCG GACTGCCCTCCAGGGACCACACCATTCCGAGACCTGCAGTGTTCTCTCTACAATGGCCACCCTGTCCTGGACACCCAGAAAACCTACCAGTGGGTGCCCTTCCACGGGG CGCCCAATGTGTGTGACCTCAACTGCCTAGCTGAAGGCCACGCCTTCTACCACAGCTTTGGCCGCGTGCTGGATGGCACCCCCTGCACCCCGGGTACCCAGGGTCTCTGCGTGGCAGGCCGCTGTCTG aGCGCAGGCTGTGACGGGATACTGGGCTCCGGCACCCTCGAGGACCGCTGCGGCCTCTGTGGTGGCGCTAACGACTCTTGCCTGTTCGTGCAGCGCGTGTTCCGCGACGCCG GTGCCTTCGCCGGCTTCTGGAATGTGACTTTGATCCCCGAGGGCGCCAGGCACATCCGCGTAGCACAGCGCAGCCACAACCACCTGG CGCTGGTTACCCGCGGCGGGCACTACGTGCTCAACGGTGATGGGGTGCTCAGCCCGCCTGGCACCTACGAGGCTGCGGGCACCCGAGTGGTTTACACCCGGAGTGCGGGCCCAGAGGAGACTCTGCAGGCGACCGGCCCCACCTCCCAGGAGCTGCTGTTACAG GTGCTGCTGCGGGAGCCCAACCCAGGCGTACACTTCGAGTTCTGGCTGCCCCGGGAGCGCTATGGCCCCTTTCAGGCTCAGGTGCAGGCCCTGGGCTGGCCCTTGCGACAGCCTCAGCCTCGGGAGGTGGAGCCACAGCCTGCAGAGACTCCTGTAGTCCCCGAGGCCATCCCTGCCCGTGTTGCATCCCTGCCACCAG ACCCCTGCGGGCCATGCCCCGACAGCCGTGGTCGCGCACACCGGCTTCTTCACTACTGTGGCAGCGACTTTG TGTTCCAGGCCCGTGTGCTGGGCCGCCACCGCCAGGCCCAGGAGACCCGCTACGAAGTGCGGGTCTTGCTCATCTACAAAAGCCGCACGCCTCTGCGTACTCGAGAATATGTATGGGCACCAGGCCACTGTCCGTGCCCACCACTGGCCCCACACCGAGAATACCTGTTGGCTGCCAGGCGACTCGTAAGCCCTGATGGCACGCAGGATCGGCTACTGCTGCCTCACGCTGGCTATGCTCGACTCTGGAGTCCCGCGGAGGACAGCAGAGTTCGGCTGGCTGCCCGGCGCTGTCCAGTCTAA
- the Adamtsl5 gene encoding ADAMTS-like protein 5 isoform X1: MTHVLAGGQALRDSGMGFRGFSLHRWGNRGLEKWNGWFLATQEETRGPREVWLPSNTQPARAEMAIHPDPALHCLLVTLCSLKPRLFPLLPFLLWTLLSCDLRGAAQGPGEWTPWGSWSRCSSSCGRGVSVRRRQCVRLPGEELCWGDSHEYRVCQLPDCPPGTTPFRDLQCSLYNGHPVLDTQKTYQWVPFHGAPNVCDLNCLAEGHAFYHSFGRVLDGTPCTPGTQGLCVAGRCLSAGCDGILGSGTLEDRCGLCGGANDSCLFVQRVFRDAGAFAGFWNVTLIPEGARHIRVAQRSHNHLALVTRGGHYVLNGDGVLSPPGTYEAAGTRVVYTRSAGPEETLQATGPTSQELLLQVLLREPNPGVHFEFWLPRERYGPFQAQVQALGWPLRQPQPREVEPQPAETPVVPEAIPARVASLPPDPCGPCPDSRGRAHRLLHYCGSDFVFQARVLGRHRQAQETRYEVRVLLIYKSRTPLRTREYVWAPGHCPCPPLAPHREYLLAARRLVSPDGTQDRLLLPHAGYARLWSPAEDSRVRLAARRCPV, from the exons ATGACCCACGTGTTGGCAGGAGGCCAG GCTCTCAGAGACTCAGGGATGGGGTTCCGCGGGTTTTCactgcacagatggggaaaccGAGGCCTGGAGAAATGGAATGGTTGGTTCCTGGCCACCCAGGAAG AGACAAGAGGACCCAGAGAGGTTTGGCTACCATCGAACACacagccagccagggctgagATGGCAATTCACCCTGACCCTGCTCTTCACTGCCTCTTGGTAACCCTGTGCTCCCTCAAACCCCGCCTCTTCCCGCTTCTTCCGTTCTTGCTGTGGACTCTCCTGAGCTGTGATTTGAGGGGTGCTGCCCAG GGTCCGGGAGAGTGGACGCCCTGGGGGTCTTGGAGCAGGTGTTCCAGCTCTTGTGGTCGGGGCGTCTCAGTGCGCAGACGCCAATGTGTCCG ACTTCCCGGAGAGGAACTTTGTTGGGGCGACAGCCATGAATACCGGGTGTGCCAGCTGCCG GACTGCCCTCCAGGGACCACACCATTCCGAGACCTGCAGTGTTCTCTCTACAATGGCCACCCTGTCCTGGACACCCAGAAAACCTACCAGTGGGTGCCCTTCCACGGGG CGCCCAATGTGTGTGACCTCAACTGCCTAGCTGAAGGCCACGCCTTCTACCACAGCTTTGGCCGCGTGCTGGATGGCACCCCCTGCACCCCGGGTACCCAGGGTCTCTGCGTGGCAGGCCGCTGTCTG aGCGCAGGCTGTGACGGGATACTGGGCTCCGGCACCCTCGAGGACCGCTGCGGCCTCTGTGGTGGCGCTAACGACTCTTGCCTGTTCGTGCAGCGCGTGTTCCGCGACGCCG GTGCCTTCGCCGGCTTCTGGAATGTGACTTTGATCCCCGAGGGCGCCAGGCACATCCGCGTAGCACAGCGCAGCCACAACCACCTGG CGCTGGTTACCCGCGGCGGGCACTACGTGCTCAACGGTGATGGGGTGCTCAGCCCGCCTGGCACCTACGAGGCTGCGGGCACCCGAGTGGTTTACACCCGGAGTGCGGGCCCAGAGGAGACTCTGCAGGCGACCGGCCCCACCTCCCAGGAGCTGCTGTTACAG GTGCTGCTGCGGGAGCCCAACCCAGGCGTACACTTCGAGTTCTGGCTGCCCCGGGAGCGCTATGGCCCCTTTCAGGCTCAGGTGCAGGCCCTGGGCTGGCCCTTGCGACAGCCTCAGCCTCGGGAGGTGGAGCCACAGCCTGCAGAGACTCCTGTAGTCCCCGAGGCCATCCCTGCCCGTGTTGCATCCCTGCCACCAG ACCCCTGCGGGCCATGCCCCGACAGCCGTGGTCGCGCACACCGGCTTCTTCACTACTGTGGCAGCGACTTTG TGTTCCAGGCCCGTGTGCTGGGCCGCCACCGCCAGGCCCAGGAGACCCGCTACGAAGTGCGGGTCTTGCTCATCTACAAAAGCCGCACGCCTCTGCGTACTCGAGAATATGTATGGGCACCAGGCCACTGTCCGTGCCCACCACTGGCCCCACACCGAGAATACCTGTTGGCTGCCAGGCGACTCGTAAGCCCTGATGGCACGCAGGATCGGCTACTGCTGCCTCACGCTGGCTATGCTCGACTCTGGAGTCCCGCGGAGGACAGCAGAGTTCGGCTGGCTGCCCGGCGCTGTCCAGTCTAA